One part of the Mariniblastus fucicola genome encodes these proteins:
- a CDS encoding undecaprenyl-diphosphate phosphatase: MTEIIKAAVLGIVQGLTEFLPVSSSGHIEIVRALLGDKAVGEASILMTVVLHFATAISTVVVFRKEVGEILKGLFQFKYNEHSEFTLKIILSMIPAAFVGMAFEEEIDDLFTKNMLLVGCMLLVTGVLLLLADRAKNTDKSVGFVSALIVGISQAIAILPGISRSGATISTCVLLGIDRSKAARFSFLMVVPLIFGKMAKDLLDGELWSAGVDPVSLIVGFSAAFITGLLACTWMISLVKAANLRWFSWYCFAVGAIAIAAGIYSFSG, from the coding sequence ATGACTGAAATCATTAAAGCCGCCGTTCTCGGAATCGTTCAAGGGCTGACCGAATTCCTTCCTGTCAGTAGCAGCGGCCACATCGAGATCGTTCGAGCGTTGCTTGGCGACAAAGCCGTCGGCGAAGCGTCGATTCTGATGACGGTCGTTCTGCACTTTGCAACCGCGATCAGCACGGTAGTTGTTTTCCGCAAAGAAGTCGGCGAAATCCTCAAAGGACTTTTCCAGTTCAAGTACAACGAGCACTCGGAGTTCACTCTGAAGATCATCCTTTCGATGATCCCGGCGGCTTTCGTTGGAATGGCGTTCGAAGAGGAGATCGACGACCTGTTCACCAAGAACATGTTGCTGGTCGGATGCATGTTGCTGGTGACCGGCGTGCTTCTGCTGCTGGCGGATCGCGCAAAGAACACGGACAAGTCGGTTGGTTTTGTGAGCGCCCTCATCGTCGGCATCTCGCAGGCGATCGCGATTCTGCCAGGCATCTCCCGCTCCGGCGCCACGATTTCGACTTGCGTGCTGCTGGGCATCGACCGTTCGAAAGCCGCCCGGTTTTCCTTTTTGATGGTGGTGCCGCTGATCTTTGGAAAGATGGCGAAGGATTTGCTCGATGGCGAGTTGTGGAGTGCGGGCGTTGATCCGGTTTCTTTGATCGTTGGCTTCAGCGCGGCGTTCATCACCGGTTTACTGGCTTGCACGTGGATGATTTCGCTGGTGAAAGCCGCCAATTTGCGCTGGTTCTCATGGTACTGCTTCGCGGTCGGAGCGATCGCGATCGCGGCGGGAATCTATTCGTTCTCCGGCTAA
- the leuC gene encoding 3-isopropylmalate dehydratase large subunit, whose protein sequence is MIAKTPRTLFEKIWDQHVVHHEPGKQTMLYIDLHLVHEVTSPQAFEGLRVAGRKVRRPDLTVATEDHNVPTIDRHLPIVDLISRKQIDTLRQNCKDFGVRLYDLDSPKQGIVHVIGPELGLTQPGMTIVCGDSHTSTHGAFGALAFGIGTSEVEHVLATQTLLQTRPKTMEARFDNTLAPGVTSKDLILFLIGQISTSGGTGYVLEYTGEAIRALSMEQRMTICNMSIEGGARAGLIAPDETTIDYIRGKEFAPADFDVVAEKWRKLPTDEGAAYDRVEIFDASKIAPQVTWGTNPGQVIGVDGVVPNPADFDDAVVAQSAQLAIEYMNLTPGQKIVDIEIDRVFIGSCTNSRIEDLREAAATIAGRKVSDKVDAMVVPGSGQVKLQAEAEGLDKVFLEAGFEWREAGCSMCLAMNPDKLEPGQRCASTSNRNFEGRQGRGGLTHLVSPAMAAAAAIEGHFVDVRS, encoded by the coding sequence ATGATCGCCAAAACGCCACGCACTCTGTTCGAAAAAATCTGGGACCAGCACGTCGTGCACCACGAACCGGGCAAGCAAACGATGCTGTATATCGATTTGCATTTGGTCCACGAAGTCACCAGTCCGCAGGCGTTTGAAGGTCTCCGCGTTGCCGGCCGAAAAGTCCGTCGTCCCGATTTGACGGTTGCCACGGAAGACCACAACGTGCCGACGATCGATCGACATCTTCCAATTGTCGATCTGATTTCGCGTAAGCAGATTGATACGCTGCGGCAGAACTGCAAAGACTTCGGCGTACGACTTTACGACCTCGACAGCCCCAAACAGGGCATCGTCCACGTGATCGGCCCAGAGCTTGGATTGACTCAGCCCGGAATGACGATCGTCTGCGGCGACTCGCATACTTCGACGCACGGCGCGTTCGGAGCGTTGGCTTTCGGGATCGGAACCAGCGAAGTCGAACACGTGTTGGCAACGCAAACGTTGTTGCAGACTCGACCGAAAACGATGGAGGCTCGCTTCGACAATACGCTTGCTCCCGGAGTCACCAGTAAGGACCTGATTCTGTTTCTGATTGGACAGATTTCGACCTCCGGCGGAACAGGCTATGTGCTGGAGTACACCGGCGAGGCGATTCGTGCATTGTCGATGGAGCAGCGGATGACGATCTGCAATATGTCGATCGAAGGCGGAGCCCGAGCCGGATTGATCGCTCCTGACGAAACGACGATCGACTACATTCGCGGCAAAGAATTCGCACCCGCGGACTTCGATGTCGTCGCGGAAAAATGGCGGAAGCTGCCGACGGACGAAGGTGCGGCTTATGATCGCGTCGAGATTTTTGACGCGTCGAAGATTGCCCCACAAGTCACGTGGGGAACGAACCCGGGTCAGGTGATTGGCGTCGACGGCGTGGTGCCGAATCCGGCTGACTTCGATGATGCCGTCGTGGCCCAATCGGCACAGTTGGCGATCGAGTACATGAACCTCACGCCCGGTCAGAAGATCGTGGACATTGAAATCGATCGCGTGTTTATCGGTTCGTGTACGAATTCGCGAATCGAAGATCTTCGCGAAGCCGCAGCGACGATTGCGGGCCGCAAAGTTTCTGACAAAGTCGACGCGATGGTGGTGCCTGGCAGCGGGCAAGTCAAATTGCAGGCGGAAGCAGAAGGCCTGGACAAGGTGTTTCTCGAAGCCGGATTTGAATGGCGAGAGGCCGGTTGCAGCATGTGTCTGGCGATGAATCCAGACAAACTGGAGCCCGGTCAGCGATGTGCTTCGACGAGCAATCGTAACTTCGAGGGGCGTCAGGGACGCGGAGGATTGACGCATTTGGTCTCGCCGGCGATGGCGGCAGC